The Candidatus Fukatsuia endosymbiont of Tuberolachnus salignus nucleotide sequence TGTTCCGCTGATAAATGATCCGCTGTTAAAGCAATATGTTAATAAATTAGGTAATAAACTGGTTGCCCATGCTAATTCAGTACGTACTCCCTTCCACTTTTATCTGGTCAATAATAACCGAATCAACGCCTTTGCTTTCTTTGGTGGTAATGTTGTATTGCATTCTGCCCTGCTACGCTATACCGCCAATGAAAGTGAGCTAGCTTCAGTGCTCGCCCATGAAATCTCACATGTAACTCAGCGTCATTTAGCCCGAGCGATGGAACAACAACAAAGTACAGCACCACTGGTTTGGGCAAGTGCACTTGGGTCTATTCTGCTGACAATGGCTAATCCACAAGCCGGTATGGCAGCGTTAAATTCGACTATTGCTGGTACTCAACAAAGTACCATCAGTTTCACTCAGTTAAATGAACAAGAAGCCGATCGTATTGGTATTCAGGTTTTGCAGCGTGCGGGTTTTGATCCACAAGCCATGCCCAATTTTTTGCGCAAACTGGCTGATCAGTCTCGTTATGCTACCAAACCTCCTGAGATGTTGCTGACTCACCCTTTACCGGACAGTCGCTTATCTGACGTCCGTAATCGTGCTAACCAAATGCCTGCTCATCCTGTCGCTTCCTCACAAGACTATCTGCTTGCTAAAGTACGCCTCCTTGGCATGTACGCCGCAGAAGGGGACAATTTACAGACTCATTTACTCGATACGCTAAGTGCAGGTACCACAGAAGAACAGCTAGCTGCCAGATATGGTCAGGCCATTTTGTTTTATCAAGCTAAAAAATACGATAAGGCTCGCAATACACTGCAACCGCTGTTAACACAACAGCCAAACAATATCTGGTTTCTCGATTTAATCACCGATATTGATCTAAAACAGCATAAAAACGCGTTAGCTATTACCCGCCTACAACAGGCGATAACCCGTGAAAACATCAACCCTGAAAATAATGAAGCCGTGCTACAACTGAATCTGGCTAACGCGTATCTTGAGGACAAGCAACTTACGGTGGCTAGCAAGCTATTGTATGGTTACACTTTCAGCCATCCTGATGATCTTAATGGCTGGGAACTGTTGGCTCAGGTTACTGCGGCACAAAGATTGCGCGATGAAGTACTGGCAGCACGGGCAGAAAGCCTGGCTCTGCAAGGTCATTTATCCCAGGCTATCGATTTATTAAGTGATGCCAGTACACTGGTGAAGTTAGGCAGTCTGAAACAGGCACGTTATGACGCGCGCATTGATCAACTGCGTCAGTTAAATCAGCGCTTCCGCCAGTATCTTTAACCTTACATTTTTAATCTGTGATAAAAAATCTTCGAAGGGTTTTTACTAACCCATTGATATACAATAAATTAAAATTTAATCAGTTTATATAAAAACCTGTTGCCAATTTTTTTCGCTATGCTCAAAAGAGGAAAAAATGGGCGAAAAAGCGCAGTTCACTCTTTGTATACAATAAAAGAGAGTAAATTGGCATTTTGAGCGTGTTTTTGACGAATGATTTGACCAAAACACGGCGAGCACAAGAGATCTCGAACAGGTTCTAAGAGCAATAAGGATTTTTTTATGGTATTCCATCATCATTTTTTTTAGGATCGACTCAACAACATAATTCCAAATCAGTTGACCACCTAACAGGAGTAAAGATATGAGTAATAGTATTCCTCTCGCACAATTCAGACGAATTGTCTGGAGCCCAACAGGTAGTCATATCACGATAAAAACGGATGCTAACGGGAATAAGGATCTTCAGGTTTCACGTCCCACTGTCGGTAAGAAAGTCGTTGACCTGCTCACCCATCTTCCGGGAAGTGACAAACTATCGTATGTAAAAAATTTCAAAGAAAAGAAGATTGCAAAGAACATTGAAGCCAACAAGGCGTTTGATGACGCTCTGACAGCAGAGTATGGACCAAAGTATGTTGAGGCTTATTCAAAGCACGGAAACCCCGAAATTCCTCTGACACCACGGGCTGTTGCGATCACTATGTTCTTAGCCAAACAAGGTAACGAGCAACAAAAATCACTCAGCCCTTGGTCCTCGAATGGTTATCAATTAGGGTGAACAATATAATAGACTTCTTGCAAAACCCACTGCGTGGTGCGAATTCTACGTTACGTGGTGCTCGCAATCCTCATATACTGTTGTGTATACGGGTTTCTGTGCTTCGCGTGTTTTGACTTCATATAATGGACAACGGCTTTATAAGTAGTCTAATACGAGGACGTCATGATGAAAAACGTCACAATCTATCATAACCCACATTGCTCAAAAAGCCGTGAAGCCTTGTCTTTGCTTGAACAGCAAGGAATAAAAGTTGATACTGTGCTGTATATGACAGCACCACTCTCTGTCGCGACACTACGCGAATTACTGCGTCAATTAGGCTTCAGTGATGCTCGACAGCTAATGCGAACTAAGGAAGCAGCGTATCAAACCTTACAATTAGCTAACCCTGAACTCAGTCAAGAGCAATTATCATTGGCGATGACTGAACACCCCGAATTGATTGAACGCCCAATCGTGGTTTATCAGGGCCAAGCGCGGGTGGGTCGTCCACTAGAACGAATCAATGAGATCCTGCATTAGACTTCTTGCAAAACCTAGTGTTTGTAAATACGTGTGTTTGCAAATACGTGCTGCGAATTCTGCGTTACCTGGTGCTCATAATCCTCATATACTTGCCTGTACCGCGCAGTTGCTGTGCTCTAGGTGTCTTGAATTTGCAGCACTCGCTACGGTTTTGCAAGAAGTCGATTAAAATGATTACAACCCAAGAATATTCTTTACAAAAGGAATGGTCAGTTTGCGTTGAGCAGTGATGGAGGCACGATCAAGCTGATCAAGTGTCATAAATAGTGTACGCATTTCGCGATCAAGACGCTTTAACATAAAACGCCCTACATCTTCTGGCAGTTCAAAACCGCGTAATTTCGCCCGTAGCTGCAGTGCTTGCAGTTTCTCATCATCGGAGAGAGGCTGTAATTTATAAATTTGTCCCCACTCGAGGCGGGAAGCCAGATCCGGCAACTGCAGATTCAACTGACGGGGCGGTCGATCTCCAGTAATTAGCAATCGGGTACGACCGCTTTCCACAATGCGGTTATAAAGGTTAAATATCGCCATTTCCCACTGCGGATCTCCGGCGATACACTCGATATTGTCGATGCAAACCAGAGCCAGTTGTTCCATTCCGTCTAATACGTCAGCAACAAAATAGGCGCGTTTATCCAGCGAAACATAGCCGACGGCTTCACCTCGTTGTGAAAACTCAGCGCAAGCCGCATGTAACAAATGACTACGGCCTCCCCCTTTTTTTGACCAAAAATAAATATAACTACCATGAGGATCATAAATAGCAGTTTGGATCGCGGCTAACAAGGACGGATTTTCACCCGGATAAAAATTGGCAAAAGTTTCATCATCGGGTAGATAAAGTGGCAGTGAAAGCTGTGCCGGCGTATTCAAAAGCACCTCAAGTCAAACGGACAGCAGAACCCTGCAAGCTTAGCATAAAAGCTGAGTAATAACGGAATATTCATCTCTATCCTACACCTACTCTGTGCAAAGGTTTGGCAAACTTTTACTTGCGCTGTTAGAATTACCGCCTTTTCAAACAGCCAACCGCCTTAGGGATCTTTCAGTGACCGACAAAACCTCTCTTAGCTACAAAGATGCCGGTGTCGATATCGATGCTGGCAGCCAGCTCGTTGATAGCATCAAAAGCGCCGTACAACAGACTCGTCGTCCAGAAGTGATGGGAGGATTAGGAGGGTTCGGTGCGTTATGTGCGTTACCGCAAAAATACCGTGAACCGATTTTAGTTTCAGCTACTGACGGTGTCGGTACTAAGCTGCGTTTGGCGATGGATTTGAAACGTCACGATACTATCGGTATCGATCTGGTGGCAATGTGTGTTAATGATCTGATCGTTCAAGGAGCAGAACCGCTGTTTTTCCTGGACTACTTTGCTACCGGTAAACTGGATGTCGATACCGCTACCGGTGTTATCACTGGGATCGCCACAGGTTGTACAGAATCCGGTTGTGCTTTAGTGGGTGGTGAAACCGCAGAGATGCCAGGCATGTATCATGGAGAAGATTATGACATTGCCGGTTTTTGCGTCGGTGTAGTAGAAAAATCAGCGATTATCGACGGCAGGAAAGTACAATCGGGTGATGCATTGCTCGCTCTGGCATCCAGCGGTGCGCATTCTAATGGTTATTCCCTGATCCGAAAAATTTTGCAAATCAGCGAAACAAATGTAGAAGAAACCTGGTTAGAGGGGAAATCTCTCGCTGATCATTTATTGCAACCCACCCGAATTTATGTCAAGTCAGTGCTCAATC carries:
- the purM gene encoding phosphoribosylformylglycinamidine cyclo-ligase; protein product: MTDKTSLSYKDAGVDIDAGSQLVDSIKSAVQQTRRPEVMGGLGGFGALCALPQKYREPILVSATDGVGTKLRLAMDLKRHDTIGIDLVAMCVNDLIVQGAEPLFFLDYFATGKLDVDTATGVITGIATGCTESGCALVGGETAEMPGMYHGEDYDIAGFCVGVVEKSAIIDGRKVQSGDALLALASSGAHSNGYSLIRKILQISETNVEETWLEGKSLADHLLQPTRIYVKSVLNLIEKLEIHAIAHLTGGGFWENIPRVLPQGTQAIIDETSWQWPRIFDWLQQAGNVSRHEMYRTFNCGVGMVIALPEKQVDQALKLLRDSGEQAWKIGTIVAAAENTEQVIINP
- a CDS encoding M48 family metallopeptidase, which encodes MSRQLSKTVITLLLGVLYCWQTPVNANTSDLLPDIGTAAGGTLSINQELDMGDFYARQMRAGVPLINDPLLKQYVNKLGNKLVAHANSVRTPFHFYLVNNNRINAFAFFGGNVVLHSALLRYTANESELASVLAHEISHVTQRHLARAMEQQQSTAPLVWASALGSILLTMANPQAGMAALNSTIAGTQQSTISFTQLNEQEADRIGIQVLQRAGFDPQAMPNFLRKLADQSRYATKPPEMLLTHPLPDSRLSDVRNRANQMPAHPVASSQDYLLAKVRLLGMYAAEGDNLQTHLLDTLSAGTTEEQLAARYGQAILFYQAKKYDKARNTLQPLLTQQPNNIWFLDLITDIDLKQHKNALAITRLQQAITRENINPENNEAVLQLNLANAYLEDKQLTVASKLLYGYTFSHPDDLNGWELLAQVTAAQRLRDEVLAARAESLALQGHLSQAIDLLSDASTLVKLGSLKQARYDARIDQLRQLNQRFRQYL
- the hda gene encoding DnaA inactivator Hda → MLLNTPAQLSLPLYLPDDETFANFYPGENPSLLAAIQTAIYDPHGSYIYFWSKKGGGRSHLLHAACAEFSQRGEAVGYVSLDKRAYFVADVLDGMEQLALVCIDNIECIAGDPQWEMAIFNLYNRIVESGRTRLLITGDRPPRQLNLQLPDLASRLEWGQIYKLQPLSDDEKLQALQLRAKLRGFELPEDVGRFMLKRLDREMRTLFMTLDQLDRASITAQRKLTIPFVKNILGL
- the arsC gene encoding arsenate reductase (glutaredoxin) (This arsenate reductase requires both glutathione and glutaredoxin to convert arsenate to arsenite, after which the efflux transporter formed by ArsA and ArsB can extrude the arsenite from the cell, providing resistance.), which codes for MKNVTIYHNPHCSKSREALSLLEQQGIKVDTVLYMTAPLSVATLRELLRQLGFSDARQLMRTKEAAYQTLQLANPELSQEQLSLAMTEHPELIERPIVVYQGQARVGRPLERINEILH